The Clostridiales bacterium FE2011 sequence CAGACTGAGCACTTCATCCAGATTGTCCTGTGTGACAGGTTTGATCTGTACCATCTGTTCCTCCGAAAAAATGTATATTCGTTACCTGAGTGTACCGCCATGGAAGGTGCATTCATATACCTTTATTTCGCCCCGGTAGATTTCCTCATATCCCTGGAACCAGGTAAAATCACCCGTTACCTTGCAGCGGTAGGTATATTCTCCGGCCTGATAGTATTCCGGCCCCCGGTAGGGCATTTTCCGGTCGGCATGACGAAGAGCTTCCTTCAGGAAATTCCCGCTGAAGCTGTCATCCAGCACCCTGCCCATATAGTTCATTGCATACACAGCGGTTCCATCGTGCCAAACGGCTTCTTCCCCGGCAAACTGTTCTCCGCCGACGTATGTGTCGTGATACAGATAACGGCCGTTTTCATACCTGAAATCGTGGGATTGGGGACGGGTGGAATCCACCTCGTTCTGAAACGCGGCATAGGTGTTCACGTTGGCTTCCAGCCGGAATGCAATCAGCTCTTCCATGTCGGAGTCCTGTTTCGCAGCAGGGCGGACAGCACAGTCCTGATCCTTTACCAGGTAATCCACGCTGACGTTGAGCAGATTGCTGATCTGGATCAGGTTGAAGATGTCCGGATAGACCTGTCCGGCTTCCCATTTGGCAACTGCCTGCCTGGAGACTCCTGTTTTTTCCGCCAGTTCTTCCTGCGTCAGGCCTTTATTTTTCCTGAGCAGCTGCAGTTTTTCAGAAAAGATCATTTTCATCACCTCGGGAACAGGGTAACAGGTTTAGCGTTGCTTTCACATCAATCAACAGTAGCAATTTTGCTGCTTCGGCTATACAAAATGTGAATCTGATCATTACAGTTCTTTTGACAGAAGCCAGAAACCTTCGTCAGGAGCCGGATTCATGCTTTCGTCCATGGCGCAGGGATCTGAATAGCAGTCCTTGATTTTTACGGTAAACCCAAGCCGGTGATACAGCCTGATGTTCTGTTCCTCTTCCGGACCGACACCGATGGTGACACGCCGGAAACCGGCGGATTTCAGATCAGCGACGACGGTTTTCATCAGTTTGCTGCCGAGCCCCTGACCACGGTATTCCTTCCGGATCCTGAATGCACACAGATAAGCAGTGGAGCTCCCATCTGCGAAATCATGATCCGCTTCTATATTCCGGAAAGCATACAGCTCCCCGATCAGCTCTCCCTCATGCTCCAGCGTCCAGAAATCAGCATTTCCGGAGCTGATATTCTGATAGAAGAACCGGGCTGTAGGCGAGGCTGCATTCACGTCCAGATAATCCCATAGCTTCAGCATTTCTTCACCGGAAGCTTTTCTGATTAACATATTTTCCCTCGCTTAAAAGTAATGCTCCATCAGACGGTCCACCCACTCGGGAACGACAGCCTCTTTTCTGTCATAGACGGGATAATAGGGCTTGATATCCAGAACCGGGGTACCATTGACAGCGTCAAGGCCCTTCACGGTAAGCGTACGGTCCGAGACAGAGACGATTTCGACAGACGTCATCCCGATGTGGTTAGGCCTGTCTTTTGCCCTTTGGGAGAAAATGCCCACCTTGGGCATATCTTCCCGGTTCTGCGGACGTCTCTGCAGATGCTTTTCCTTCACATACTGCGCCTGATCCAGATAATACAGGATAATCGCATGGGAGAATTGTTCCAGTCCGGACAGGCCGCCTGCATATTGTTCCTCAAGCGTTATGGATGAGACGTTTTCGCCCCAGGCAGTATCCTTTTTCTCCGAAACGGCGTTTTCCACCCGGCCGATGGGCATCATTTCAATTGATTTCATTTTGTCAGATTCCTTGCTTTATTCTTTTCCTGTGCTGAAGGCAATGCAGTCCAGAATATACCGGATGAGCAGGTCTCCGTAATTCGCATTTCCCCATTGCCAGGAAGGGTCGTTTTCACTGAGCGGATGCTTGTCGGAAACCATCAGGGCAACAGCGTTCCGGATTCCATACAGGTTGCACAGGTTAACCAGCGCGGAGGCTTCCATGTCCACAGCTGCACAGCCGATGTCGCGCCAGAACTGTTCCTTGCCGTAGGTCTGCCGGTAAACCGCGTCGGTGGTTACGGTTGGCTCCCGAAATACCCGAAAGCCTTTTTCCTGAAAGAAGGAAGCGAGCGTATCGAAAGGGAAGGGAGGGGTGACCTGCGCAAAGCCGGGATCCTCCAGATAATGCCGGGAGGTCCCTTCCTCACTCCATACTTTATCGGGAAGGATGATATCCCCTACGGACAGATGACCTGCAAAGCCACCGCACAGCCCCACCAGGAGCACTTCCTTCACGCCAAGAACGTGCAGCGTTTCAACGGTGCAGGCAATCTGCGGTGCCGCATAGCCTCCGTGGAGAAAACAAACATCGTTATGTCCCTCTATTCCAAGCACCTCGGAGTGGGTGATGAATCCGGGCAGCTTCTCCATGAGCTGTTGACAGGAATAATGCTCCTTCAGTACCGGCAGGCCTTTTCCCAGACAAAAAACAACCGCCCTGGCAGGGAGCACAGGAATTTTCATGCCGGGGTATTTGCTATCAATCTGTTTTCCGGGACTGAGAATGGGTTCCCCGGGGGTATACCATGACATGATTTTCACTCCCTTCCGGTAAATGATCAGGTGTCCTGCCGCAGGACCTCAATATAGTAGTCCAGCAGTTCAAAAATCCAGTCATGAAGCCGGGAAAAACGGAAGCCCAGCGACGCAGCCAGATCCGTGTTAATGCTGTATTCCGGTTCCCCGTTATAGGGTGCCGCGTCACCGCCGGCGTTCAGAACTGCCTTTTTCCCGGTCTTTTGTTCAACATAATCCAGAATCTCCCGGATGGAGATTGTGCCTTCCGAACAGCCGTTGACGACACCCCTGAATGGCTTTTCAGCCAGGAATGCCATGAATTTTCCGGCCTCATCGGAACGGATAAAACCCATCCGGCAGTCCAGGTTGTCGACATACATGGGGATGGATTTCATGACGTGCTCAATATAGAACAGCAGCCGCTTTGTATAATCATCTTTCCCGATGACGAAAGGATAGCGCACGGCAATCCAGTTCCGATCCGGATACTTCTGCCACAGGGCGCATTCCGCCTGCCGCTTGATCTCGTCATAGGGGAAATCCGGCCGGCTGCACCAGATCAGTTCCTTTGCGGTTCCGTCAAAATCAGATTCCACTGTGTTGATATGCTTCGGATTATACACGGCGGTGGTGGACATGTGGATGTACCGGCCGAAGTCCGCTGCTTCCATGAGGGATCGTATATCATTGGAACAGTAGGCCAGTTTGTCGATAATGACGTCGAAGTGACGGCCTGACAATGTGCTTCGGAGGCTTTGGGCATCGATCCTGTCAAGGGTGAGCCGTTTTACCCTGCTGCCGAAACTGTCAGCAGACAGGCCGCGTGTTGCGATCGTGACCTCGTGTCCGGAATTCAGAAGCTCCTCAACCATGGGAATGCCGAAGAACCTCGTACCACCGATTACCAGAACGTTCATTTCGCTGTCTCCGTTGCGCAAAGAATCAGATTCCGGGATGAATTATTCGCCATAAAGCAGATCCTGGATGATGAAATCACGGGACAGGGGAGTCCAGTGGCCGGGAAGGCAGATTTCAGGATTCACCTGACGTATGGTTTCCGCCAGCTTGTTGGCCAGTTCCTGATCCACCTCCCAGCCGGGGAATGCACCGCCGGTGCAGTCGCCCATAATCAGGAGCTTGTCTCCGGGTACTTCAACCAGGGTGGAGTCGTCTGTGTGAGGCGCTTCCGCCTGGAAAATCCGGACAGGACAGTTGCCGGGATCCAGCGTCATTTCACCACTGAAAACCATGTCAGGAAGGGTTACAATGACCGGCTTGTTACCCGCGTATTCACGCTGGATCGATTCATGCATGGCGAGAAAGAAAGCCGGGCCTTCCTTGGCCAGGCGGTCACGGATATCCCGCAGGTACTGTGTTGTCCGTTCGTTGGCCAGGGTGAGCCCGTGAACCGCATGCATGGCGAAAGTATGATCCCAGTGCCAGTGCGTCAGCACGGTGAGTTGCGGTAGGGGAAGGCCGGCTTCTTCCAGCTCCCGGTAAAACTCCCGGATATGTTCTTCAGAGTGACCGGCATCCACTGCCAGGCTCCAGCGGTCTCCGCGGATATAGCTGAGATTCGGGCGGTCCCTTTCCTCTTCAAAGGGGTATACCCAGACCCGTTCTGTAAGTTGATTCAGTCTCATATTCAGTTATTCTCCTTAAGTTCTGTTTCAAATAAAGCGTCGGGGGATAATTACGGCTTCCAGTTCCGGATGCATAGCCAGGGCATTTTTGACGTCGATCGTGTAGTCAACGACCGTGCAGTGGGCGTTCATGTCGTCGTAGTATTCACGGATTCGTTTTCCGCCCATGGCCTCCATTGTCTTCCAGGAGGCGGGATTGTCCAGATCGGCATCCATAAAGACGCTGTCGATTCCGAAATAATCGCAGGCCTTCAGCCCCAGATACAGGTTGATATTATTGTATCCTTTGCCACGCTCGGTGGGCCTGATGCTGTATCCGATATTGCCGCCGTAGTGCTTCAGCTTTTCATTCAGGGCAAGACGGATGTTGATCATGCCGACGATCCGCTGATCGCTTTCCCGGACCAGGAAATAGGTTCGGCCAGGCACTTTTTCCTCGTTCGGTACCCGGTTATAATCCAGATTCAGTTTTTCCAGCCAGCCTTCATAATTATCGAGGAAGCGGTTCAGTCCTCCGGTTCCGTTGATTTCTGAATTGTACTGATAGAATTCATTGATATAGTCAATGGCGGCCTCTTTTCGTTCCGGGCCGGGTATTTCAAAATAAAAACGTTCCATACGCTTACTGACTCCTGTATCGTTATGTATTAAACATTGTAAGGTAAATGCTGAGCACCGTCCAGGCGGAAAGGGAATAGAAGTTTCCGTGTTTATCCTTTCCGGTCCGGAAAATTTCCTGCGCCTGTTCCCGGTCCAACAGCTCAAAACCGTCGAACAGTTCGGAACCTTCCGCCCCGCTCTGGTTCAGGTCATCCAGGTTGTCCAGGGTGATCTCCGCACACAGGAAAGCGTTGCTTTCATCGGTCATACCGGGGGTGGAGAAGGCACAGGGATTCAGGACGTAAACCCGGTCGCTGTCCTTCACTGTCAGGCCGGTTTCTTCTTTGATCTCCCTGATCGCGGCTTTCACCAGCGGATCGTCACTTTGCCTGTCTTCCGGATCCAGCAATCCGGCTACCGGGCTCAGCAGGAATTGTCCGATGGGATAGCGGTACTCATAGGACATGAGCAGGCGCGTCTGATTTCCCGGCAGGTGCAGCACAACGGCGATTGTAACCGCGTCCGGGAGCATTGCACGGAAAGCGTCATCCGGAAGCTTTGCGACAAGATCCTCCGGTTTTCGCCGGGACACGGAGAAATAATGCCGGTTTTCCGCGTACTGATGATCGTACATCCGCAGGAACCGTGCGTCATACAGCGTCTCAACATGATTCTTATTCACTTTGCTGTTCATGATCATCACCTCATATCGTGTCAGCGGGGGATTTATGTGTCGTGGCGGGGATAACTGAGTTCGTCACTCCATGATTTGATTTCATCAAAGAAGCCGTTCACAGCCATGAGACCGTAATGCCACAGGAAGGCACGGTCCCGTTCACAGATTTCGTCGAGCTTCATCCAGAGTACTTCCTTCAGCGGCGGATTGTCCACCGGCTCCTCCGGGTCATATCCTGTAATGGGTTCCTGATCCGCGGGAACACTGACTTCAAAAGAGTATTCCGCGCTGCCGCCGGATTTGTACTGGACAGCCAGCGGCCGGAGAATGGTACCGTCCAGTCCGCATTCTTCCTTCAGTTCGCGGAGGGCTGCCTGTTCCGGTGTTTCATTATGCTCTATGCCGCCGCCGGGCAGGGTGAAGAATTCATGACCGAAATAGAATACCCGTTCCATCAGGATTTTCCCTTCACGGACGACAACCGCTACGCTGCGGCTGCGCTGGTAAACATATTCCGTTTCCTTATCAGTAACGGCGCAGGCCTGCGGCATATGCTGATCAAAGTATGCCCGTATTTCTGCAGCGGTATCAGCCACCTTGCTCCAGACGGTTTCATCCGCATGATCAACGGCATACCGGGAGACTTCCCTGAGATGCTGAATGCCGCTGCCGAATTGTTCCCTGATCCATTTGTGCGCGGGGAAGATCCAGATATGGAAGTGATGCGAACGCTCTTCCTGTACCAGGGTGATCTCATCTGCGATATGAAGCTCCTTCAGGGCTTTTGCCGCGCAGGAAAGGATATCGCCGATCTCGGATCTTTCGCCCTTTGCCAGTTCGGCAAAAGACTGAATATGCCGCTTCGCGGTAATGATCAGGAAACCGGGAATCGGGATCTGAGGATCCGCAGCCAGGACGACAGAACGGCCGTTATGGATGATTCCACCCGGAAGCTTTACTTTTCCGTCTACGATATCACAGCCAATGCACCCGGGATCCGGACTGACAGAGGGGGAACAGCCAACGGGTTTGTTTTCCATACAGATCACCTCGGATCCACTGCGTTTTTCAAATACAAGATTACAGGAGACGGACGGATTCCACAATAGTATATCCGTTTTCTTCGACCCTTGAGAATTCAATCTGTTCAATATGAGCTTCAAAGGGGGCAAAGTGCTTTCGCATTTCATTGCAAAGTGTGTTCAGATCCGCGGCTGGATCGCAAAGCAGTGTGGTGTGGGGATACCAGGTTTCTCCACGAGTCCAGCGATCCAGGTGCTCACCGAAAGCCATTTCGATTCTGTTGTGAAGGGAACTCAAAGGTTCTGAAGACGCCGGCACAGCAACGAGGATGGAGGTTTCAGAAAGGACCTCCAGCTTTTCATAGCGGACAGAAAACGAATGGGCATCCCGGAGCATTTTCCTGCAGGCTGTAATAAATGCTTCTGTATCCTCCGGAAGATACGTGGCAAGGGTGATATGCGCATAAAGCGGGGAAGAAAAACGAACCTGAGGCATGGCGGTTTCACGCAGCCTGCTGAGCTTGTCATTTACATCAGGAGACAGTTTCGCGATGACACAGAGCATTTTGTCAACCTCCGTTATATCGATCACTGCAGTTCCGGTTTCTTACTGCCTGGCGCGATCACAATTCCCTGGTTTCAGAACCTTTTTGCAAAGGCGACATTACCGATCTGCTCGGTAAAACCGTTATGCTGATAAAAGGTATAGGCAGGGACATCCTTATCTGTCAGCAGGAAAATCTGGCATATTCCTTTTTCCGACAGATAAGCCTCAATCGCTTTCATGAAGGCGGTGCCGATTCCTTTTCCCTGTGAGTGCCTGTCGACGCAGAACTCATTGATGACGTATTCCGTTCCGGAATACCAGTGTTTGATATAGCCCATGGATAAACCCATAATCCGGTCACCGTCAAAATAACCAAGGGTAAGGGAATAGGACTGGCCTGTCAGATCGGTAATGTAGGCATCAAGCTGCTTCCGGTCACTCCAGTCATCATTCCAGGGCTCGTTGGTGAAAACGTCGGTAAACAGGTCGGTGATCATCTTCCGATCTTCAAGAGATAATACTTTCAGTTCCATTTTTTTACTCCAATTGACTCAAAAAAGGGGCGTTCCGGTCCTTGTCCGAAAGAACCGGATCTTCACAGGGAAGCACCAGACGGATCGTGGGATCCCGGAAGCTGATGACCGCTGCATGTCCACGGACAAACTCCCTGTCGGCGGCAAAGTACTGAATGGTGTTTTCTTCCAGGGAAAGGAAGGCATGGCCGAAACCTGCCGGAATGTATACTATGGCGGGATTCGCAGCATCCAGTTCCAGGGATTGCCATTGCATATAGGTGGGAGAGTCCTTTCTTAGGTCTACCACATAGTCCAGTCCTTTTCCCTGCAGGACGGAGACGAGCTTCGCCTGCGGATAAGGCTCCTCCTGGTAATGAATGCCGAAGAAGGTATGGCGTGCAGGCATGGTATAAATACGCTGCACTTTCCAGTCTGCCTGTGGAACGGTTTCCCGTAGCTGATCCGGAGACAGGTCCGTCATTGTTCCGCAGACATCTGTCCGGACAGCGGGCTCGAGTACCAGAACTTCATCAAACAGGCGCTGCCTGATTTTCATTTTTTTATCCTCTTTTTTCAGCCTTGGGGCTGGTTCTTATATACGATCCTGCGGTCTTCCGGCTGATAGGGATGCGCTTTGCTGATTTGGCCGAACCATTCATAATCAATATCGTTTTCAGTGTTTCCGGTTTCCAGATCTTTCAGCGCAGACAACATTGTATCAAACAGCTCAATGCCGCAGGGAGCCTGGCAATGTCCATGCAGGATCGTATCAAACTGATCCCGCAGGGGAAGCAACCGTTCCATACTTTCAATCTGCGTCCGGACAGGCAGGGATTCTTCCAGCTGCAGCCAAAGATGCTGAACCATACCGTCTCCGGCGAAAAGAATGCGGTCCTTCCGGTCCAGAAGTACGATTTCACCCGCCGTGTGACCCGGAAAATGAATGGCTTCCAATTCCACTCCGCCCAGATCGAAAACCTGCCCGTCCTCAATATTCTCAAAGGGCGGGAACTTGATGCCAAACTGCTTCATGGCAGCCTGCATCTCAGGATGGTTGATCGACTCCTCAGCCAGGGGCAGATCCGCCAGGTTCATATAAGCCTTGTCAAAAGCCCAGTTTCCGCCCATATGGTCTCCGTGGCCATGGGTGTTGATGCAGATCAGGGGAAGGGGAGTCAGGGCTTCCGCGACTGCGCGGATATTACTCATACCGAGGGAAGTATCGATGACAGCTGCCTGCTTTGCTCCGGCAACCACATAGCAGGTGGCTGCGTGATTATCGTCCAGCAGCCATACATGGTCATTAATCGGGATGACATTGGGGATTCTCAGTTCGGGCATGGTTTTATCCTCCTGTTATCTGAATATATCTATCCTGAAGGATTCGGCAATCCGAAAGGTCTGTTCTGTTCCAGTGCGCTTAGCCGGAAACTGCATGGAATCGTGATAAACGGGCAACTGAACACAGCGCAAAGTTGATTGTACAATAGCAGTTCAGGCCAAAGCTGTCAATGTCGGACGGGAAAAGCCGGTATGATGTATAAAAAGAAGGAATATTATGATGTACATACAATAATTAATGATAAACGTTAAAAATATATTGACAAACATATAAACGATGTATAGTATTATAACTGTAAGCAACCGGTAAAGGTTTCGTTGAGAGCAGCAGATAAGGAGCAATATGGAGGAACAGCGATGGATACAACGGATGTAATGGAAAGAACACTGGCACAGGAAAAGGGCCGGTTTGATAAGTTCTGTAAGCTCATGCACGTTTTCAGTACACTGATGTGGATCCTGTTAACGATCGGGGCAGTTTTCTGCCTGATTGTATCTATCGTCCAGGAGGTACAGTACGAGAATAACGGGGGAGAAGCCAGAATGCCGGAAACACTGATATCAGTGTTTTATGTGTTCCTGGTGATGGGCGGAATCGGCCTTTTGTGGAATTCAGCACGACACATTTTCCGCCGGTTGAGGACTGCGGAGACTCCTTTCTGCTATGACATTGCGGACAAAATCAAGGGGACGGGATTCCTTGCGATCCTGCTCGGTATAATGAGCTTTGTTTACAGGATGATTGTTGAACTGCTTGCCAGGAACGGGGTTATCAAACATTTTGTGAAATCGGATGGCTTTGTGGACATAGGATACCCGTTCATCTATTCCGTCATCATCCTGGGAGTGGTACTGATGATGATAGCCTATGTTTTCAACTACGGATGCAAGCTCCAGCAGGAATCGGACGAAACACTGTGAGGACGGTGAGCGTATGATCATTTTACGTCTGGACAGGGTAATGGCGGACAGAAAGATGTCTCTGAATGAGTTGTCGGAAAAAGTTGGCGTGGCAAACGTCAATCTTTCAAAGATGAAGACAGGAAAGATCAGCGCGGTGCGGTTTTCGACGCTGAATGAGATCTGCAGGGTGCTGCATTGCCAGCCGGGAGACATACTGGAATATGCCGAAGATGAAGAGGGCTGAAACGCGAGCGTTTGCCCTCTTTTTCGGCATATTCCAGCAATGAACAATTATATATACTCTGATTCTGATTCGTGCACAATAGCCTGAGAAGAGGTTTGACAAGCTGCGGGGTCCGGTGGTAGGATACAGATAACGATTGATGAGAGGGGCGGGAAGATGCGCAAGTAACGGATTTTGATGTCAGGAAAGCCGCTGTATGAGCGGCCTATTTCGGGCGTCAAAATACCGGAGCGCAGCTTCCGGCTTTTTTTCGTGCCGATCTGTTTCCGGTTTGACGCCTCACCGGAGGTGTATCTATATGTTAACAGTTCGCAATTTATCCATTCTGCACAACAAAGATTTACGGCCGCTGATCAAGGATCTGTCCTTTACGCTGTCCGGAAATGACCGCCTTGCCGTGATCGGCGAGGAAGGCAACGGCAAGTCAGCATTACTGCAGGCGATTGTCTGTCCGGAAAAACTGAGCCAGTGGGCTGAAATCAGCGGAAGCATCCACTATTCCGGCGAAAAGCTCGGCTATCTGCCGCAGGAAGCGCCGTCGGAATGGAATGACGTGCCGGCATATACACTGTGCATGGGAACCCCGGCCTTTACAGATATGGATCCGGGTGACCTGGCAACATTGTGCCGGAACCTGTCCATGGATCAGGAACTCTGCTGGTCAGATACAAAATTCGGCCTGCTTTCCGGCGGGGAGAAGGTTCGGCTCCGCCTGTTGCTGCTTTTATGTGAACAGCCGACGATGCTGCTGCTGGACGAGCCGGGAAACGACCTGGATCTGGACGCTATCCTGGCACTGGAACGCTTCCTGCTGACCTGTAATCTGCCTGTGCTGTACGTCAGCCATGATGAAGGACTCCTGCAGGCGACCGCCACACAGGTGCTGCATCTGGAATCCCTGCACGGCCGGGCGGAACCGAGATGGACCTGGGACAGGGAACCTTATGAAACCTATGTCCGGAACCGGA is a genomic window containing:
- a CDS encoding helix-turn-helix transcriptional regulator, with the translated sequence MIFSEKLQLLRKNKGLTQEELAEKTGVSRQAVAKWEAGQVYPDIFNLIQISNLLNVSVDYLVKDQDCAVRPAAKQDSDMEELIAFRLEANVNTYAAFQNEVDSTRPQSHDFRYENGRYLYHDTYVGGEQFAGEEAVWHDGTAVYAMNYMGRVLDDSFSGNFLKEALRHADRKMPYRGPEYYQAGEYTYRCKVTGDFTWFQGYEEIYRGEIKVYECTFHGGTLR
- a CDS encoding GNAT family N-acetyltransferase — its product is MLIRKASGEEMLKLWDYLDVNAASPTARFFYQNISSGNADFWTLEHEGELIGELYAFRNIEADHDFADGSSTAYLCAFRIRKEYRGQGLGSKLMKTVVADLKSAGFRRVTIGVGPEEEQNIRLYHRLGFTVKIKDCYSDPCAMDESMNPAPDEGFWLLSKEL
- the tsaA gene encoding tRNA (N6-threonylcarbamoyladenosine(37)-N6)-methyltransferase TrmO produces the protein MKSIEMMPIGRVENAVSEKKDTAWGENVSSITLEEQYAGGLSGLEQFSHAIILYYLDQAQYVKEKHLQRRPQNREDMPKVGIFSQRAKDRPNHIGMTSVEIVSVSDRTLTVKGLDAVNGTPVLDIKPYYPVYDRKEAVVPEWVDRLMEHYF
- a CDS encoding nucleoside phosphorylase, yielding MSWYTPGEPILSPGKQIDSKYPGMKIPVLPARAVVFCLGKGLPVLKEHYSCQQLMEKLPGFITHSEVLGIEGHNDVCFLHGGYAAPQIACTVETLHVLGVKEVLLVGLCGGFAGHLSVGDIILPDKVWSEEGTSRHYLEDPGFAQVTPPFPFDTLASFFQEKGFRVFREPTVTTDAVYRQTYGKEQFWRDIGCAAVDMEASALVNLCNLYGIRNAVALMVSDKHPLSENDPSWQWGNANYGDLLIRYILDCIAFSTGKE
- a CDS encoding NAD-dependent epimerase/dehydratase family protein, with the protein product MNVLVIGGTRFFGIPMVEELLNSGHEVTIATRGLSADSFGSRVKRLTLDRIDAQSLRSTLSGRHFDVIIDKLAYCSNDIRSLMEAADFGRYIHMSTTAVYNPKHINTVESDFDGTAKELIWCSRPDFPYDEIKRQAECALWQKYPDRNWIAVRYPFVIGKDDYTKRLLFYIEHVMKSIPMYVDNLDCRMGFIRSDEAGKFMAFLAEKPFRGVVNGCSEGTISIREILDYVEQKTGKKAVLNAGGDAAPYNGEPEYSINTDLAASLGFRFSRLHDWIFELLDYYIEVLRQDT
- a CDS encoding MBL fold metallo-hydrolase, whose protein sequence is MRLNQLTERVWVYPFEEERDRPNLSYIRGDRWSLAVDAGHSEEHIREFYRELEEAGLPLPQLTVLTHWHWDHTFAMHAVHGLTLANERTTQYLRDIRDRLAKEGPAFFLAMHESIQREYAGNKPVIVTLPDMVFSGEMTLDPGNCPVRIFQAEAPHTDDSTLVEVPGDKLLIMGDCTGGAFPGWEVDQELANKLAETIRQVNPEICLPGHWTPLSRDFIIQDLLYGE
- a CDS encoding GNAT family N-acetyltransferase, translating into MERFYFEIPGPERKEAAIDYINEFYQYNSEINGTGGLNRFLDNYEGWLEKLNLDYNRVPNEEKVPGRTYFLVRESDQRIVGMINIRLALNEKLKHYGGNIGYSIRPTERGKGYNNINLYLGLKACDYFGIDSVFMDADLDNPASWKTMEAMGGKRIREYYDDMNAHCTVVDYTIDVKNALAMHPELEAVIIPRRFI
- a CDS encoding NUDIX hydrolase, translating into MNSKVNKNHVETLYDARFLRMYDHQYAENRHYFSVSRRKPEDLVAKLPDDAFRAMLPDAVTIAVVLHLPGNQTRLLMSYEYRYPIGQFLLSPVAGLLDPEDRQSDDPLVKAAIREIKEETGLTVKDSDRVYVLNPCAFSTPGMTDESNAFLCAEITLDNLDDLNQSGAEGSELFDGFELLDREQAQEIFRTGKDKHGNFYSLSAWTVLSIYLTMFNT
- a CDS encoding NUDIX domain-containing protein, whose product is MENKPVGCSPSVSPDPGCIGCDIVDGKVKLPGGIIHNGRSVVLAADPQIPIPGFLIITAKRHIQSFAELAKGERSEIGDILSCAAKALKELHIADEITLVQEERSHHFHIWIFPAHKWIREQFGSGIQHLREVSRYAVDHADETVWSKVADTAAEIRAYFDQHMPQACAVTDKETEYVYQRSRSVAVVVREGKILMERVFYFGHEFFTLPGGGIEHNETPEQAALRELKEECGLDGTILRPLAVQYKSGGSAEYSFEVSVPADQEPITGYDPEEPVDNPPLKEVLWMKLDEICERDRAFLWHYGLMAVNGFFDEIKSWSDELSYPRHDT
- a CDS encoding 2'-5' RNA ligase family protein, with translation MLCVIAKLSPDVNDKLSRLRETAMPQVRFSSPLYAHITLATYLPEDTEAFITACRKMLRDAHSFSVRYEKLEVLSETSILVAVPASSEPLSSLHNRIEMAFGEHLDRWTRGETWYPHTTLLCDPAADLNTLCNEMRKHFAPFEAHIEQIEFSRVEENGYTIVESVRLL
- a CDS encoding GNAT family N-acetyltransferase, whose translation is MELKVLSLEDRKMITDLFTDVFTNEPWNDDWSDRKQLDAYITDLTGQSYSLTLGYFDGDRIMGLSMGYIKHWYSGTEYVINEFCVDRHSQGKGIGTAFMKAIEAYLSEKGICQIFLLTDKDVPAYTFYQHNGFTEQIGNVAFAKRF
- a CDS encoding dTDP-4-dehydrorhamnose 3,5-epimerase family protein codes for the protein MKIRQRLFDEVLVLEPAVRTDVCGTMTDLSPDQLRETVPQADWKVQRIYTMPARHTFFGIHYQEEPYPQAKLVSVLQGKGLDYVVDLRKDSPTYMQWQSLELDAANPAIVYIPAGFGHAFLSLEENTIQYFAADREFVRGHAAVISFRDPTIRLVLPCEDPVLSDKDRNAPFLSQLE
- a CDS encoding MBL fold metallo-hydrolase gives rise to the protein MPELRIPNVIPINDHVWLLDDNHAATCYVVAGAKQAAVIDTSLGMSNIRAVAEALTPLPLICINTHGHGDHMGGNWAFDKAYMNLADLPLAEESINHPEMQAAMKQFGIKFPPFENIEDGQVFDLGGVELEAIHFPGHTAGEIVLLDRKDRILFAGDGMVQHLWLQLEESLPVRTQIESMERLLPLRDQFDTILHGHCQAPCGIELFDTMLSALKDLETGNTENDIDYEWFGQISKAHPYQPEDRRIVYKNQPQG
- a CDS encoding DUF2975 domain-containing protein — protein: MDTTDVMERTLAQEKGRFDKFCKLMHVFSTLMWILLTIGAVFCLIVSIVQEVQYENNGGEARMPETLISVFYVFLVMGGIGLLWNSARHIFRRLRTAETPFCYDIADKIKGTGFLAILLGIMSFVYRMIVELLARNGVIKHFVKSDGFVDIGYPFIYSVIILGVVLMMIAYVFNYGCKLQQESDETL
- a CDS encoding helix-turn-helix transcriptional regulator codes for the protein MIILRLDRVMADRKMSLNELSEKVGVANVNLSKMKTGKISAVRFSTLNEICRVLHCQPGDILEYAEDEEG